The following is a genomic window from Onthophagus taurus isolate NC chromosome 1, IU_Otau_3.0, whole genome shotgun sequence.
tcaggcgccaaatgacatcttggagcatgttggagataaaaaacaatatgtgcccaaaacgtgatattatgacgttatatatatatatatatatatatatatataataaatttattatatatatatatatttaaatataataaatttattatatatatataaataaatataataaatatatatatatatatattaaatttattatatatatataaaataaatatagctattataataaatttattatatataaatataagaaatttattatatatatatagatcatataatgtttctttttctttttctagtatccatttatttttttatgtataaaaattttaattattaatcctCACATATTaggttaatattattaattaataatatttattaattaataaattctccttatatatattcattaaatatttattgaaaaaaaaaaaattttttttttttcatttctacaCATTTTACCATAAtaccaaaaatcaaaaaaaaaaaaaatccggaaaaaaaaatttttcaatttttactgatacacatttttccataatactaaaaattaaaatttctaaatttttcatttttttttatttttaatttaactgaaaaatataaataaaaattaaattaaagtaatttatatttaattttttataaataaaattttaatttttattatatatttaaatatttatattaaaatttaatttaaatataaaataaataaattttttttttttttttttattaacttatttatatatatatatatatatatatatatataataaatttattatatataaatataagaaatttattatatatatatagatcatataatgtttctttttctttttctagtatccatttatttttttatgtataaaaattttaattattaatcctCACATATTaggttaatattattaattaataatatttattaattaataaattctccttatatatattcattaaatatttattgaaaaaaaaaaaaattttttttttttcatttctacaCATTTTACCATAAtaccaaaaatcaaaaaaaaaaaaaatccggaaaaaaaaatttttcaatttttactgatacacatttttccataatactaaaaattaaaatttctaaatttttcatttttttttatttttaatttaactgaaaaatataaataaaaattaaattaaagtaatttatatttaattttttataaataaaattttaatttttattatatatttaaatatttatattaaaatttaatttaaatataaaataaataaattcccCAACCCCCTCCCCATTAgagtaatttatattaataaaatcaagttaaatccccattaactttatttacccaatataaattattttaatttaatctttatttatatttttcagttaaatttaaatttgattttattaccTAACTGAAAACTTCcaatataagtaataatataaattattttagctttgatttaatataaagaagctaaattagagtaatttatattaataaaatcaagttaaatccccattaactttatttacccaatataaattattttaatttaatctttatttatatttttcagttaaatttaaatttgattttattaccTAACTGAAAACTTCCAATAcaagtaataatataaattattttagctttgatttaatataaagaagctaaattagagtaatttatattaataaaatcaagttaaatccccattaactttatttacccaatataaattattttaatttaatctttatttatatttttcagttaaatttaaatttgattttattaccTAACTGAAAACTTCcaatataagtaataatataaattattttagctttgatttaatataaagaagctaaattagagtaatttatattaataaaatcaagttaaatccccattaactttatttacccaatataaattattttaatttaatctttatttatatttttcagttaaatttaaatttgattttattaccTAACTGAAAACTTCcaatataagtaataatataaattattttagctttgatttaatataaagaagctaaattagagtaatttatattaataaaatcaagttaaatccccattaactttatttacccaatataaattattttaatttaatctttatttatatttttcagttaaatttaaatttgattttattaccTAACTGAAAACTTCcaatataagtaataatataaattattttagctttgatttaatataaagaagctaaattagagtaatttatattaataaaatcaagttaataaaaacttaacttaattttattaacataaattattctaactttaatttaatataaagaaactaaattaaaatttaatttcattattttattaagaaagttaaataattatagTAACAAAATAAATGAAGTGTCtgataaaagaattattttgatagaataaaaaatgtaaattaaatttaccttcattaaaattataattaatagaattaaactatttctttaaatatcaaaaatttatgtacATCTTATACTAAACTATAAAAAGATAAGCTAATTAAACTACTGGGTTCATACCCCAATCATAAAGGTTCTAatccttttctttttaatctccctacataaaattatttttatatttactttaatatttGGAACTATTATCTCTATTTCATCATATTCTTGAATAAGAATATGACTAGGATTAGAAATCAATCTCTTAGCCATTATTCCTTTAATAAGAAACACTAAAAATTCTATAGCTTCTGAAGcagcaataaaatattttattacacaaacTCTTGCATCCATAATTCTattaatatctttaattattatatctattaattttaaccCAATTATTGATTCttctttaactttaatttatacatcagctttatttattaaaataggaGCTGCCccatttcatttttgatttccAGAAATTATTCAAGGATTATCATGAactaattcttttattatacttACATGACAAAAAATTGCCcctataacattaatttttttttttttttttttttttttgcgcagAGGAGGGAAAAATGCTTTTACGCACTCCGGCCTACTGTTGGCGCCTAAAGGTGTTCGTAAGGTGTGTTTCGGCCGGGAGTCTGGGACTCACAGTGTCTACCCAGTAAAAAACCCCCCTCTCTTCTCCGGTACCACCCTTCTGGGTATTTCTTCGGAGGGATCATCGTTTAGGACGTCGTCTTTGGTTTTAGCTCCACCGGGTGCCTCCACCCCCGTCCTCTTACTGTAGGTCTCTCACCGCGCTGTCATCTCGGTACATCACCATCCCGTTGCAGGTAAGTATTATAGAATACATCAAAAACTCCATTTACTTTTTGTTTCACACATTAACATAAAGACTTACGTCGCTAGGAGGGGGCTCTTCATCCTTGCGGGTTCCCCCTCCTCTATCCCATCCGGTGTCGTAGGGAGCATGTGTCCACCAAACAGGGTCGCGATGGGGGCTGTCATCGGGTATCCTCCGTCGCTGTCATCGGTGGTCGCATCGGTCTCAGGGAAGTATAgggaacaaaataaaaacaaaaggtCCCTCACTCTTTTTGAAAGAACTCTTAATTTCAGACTTACGTGGCTGAGGAGGGGCCCTTGCACCCATAGGGTGACCCCTCCATCTACTCCTTCCCAATGGCCTCACCCAGGGTTGTGGTCACGGTGTATCATCGTCTCGATCCAGGTAAGCATTTTAAGAACACACAAGAATTACtctttaactttttgtttcagATTTTAGCATTAGGACTTACGGCGCTAGGAGGGGGCTCTTCATCCATACGGGTTCCCCCTCCGCCACCTTCTTTTCGTCCACTGGTAACGAGGAGAGCATTCCGCCACCAACTTTCACTCTTCAGCTCGTACGGCAGCGTCCATTTCCCTTTTTTTGGTCTTTAGGACCGTGGCAATAAAGGTATTTATTTTGTCCCACGCTTCTTCTGTGCTCATCATCAGTGTGACGATAGTTTCTGGCGCTATGGGGCCCACGACACCTATCAATCTTTCCCTTAATTCCCCCCATCTTACACAGCGGAAAAAAGTGTGCTCGGCGTCGTCGGTAGCCGAGTCCGAATAAAGACACGCGGGGCTCCCTGTTTTGCCTATGGTATATAGGAACTTATTGAAGTAGCCGTGGCCGGAGAGGAATTGGGTAAGGAAGTAGTTGACCTCCCCGTAGCTTCTGTCTTTCCATGACGCGATGTCAGCTATTAAGCGCGCCGTCCATCGTCCCCTCGTCTCTCGATCCCATCTATGCTGCCACTCTTGGTGCGTTCGGGCCCTATTCCGGTCTCTTTCCTGAGCTCCTCCCTTCGAGGACCAGTTGCGTCTTCTTTCCAGGGCCATGAGGTCTATCGGGATTATGCCGGCCACCACGAGGACCGCCGGGCCAGACACGGTTCTGTAGGCGTTGGCAACTCGGAGTGCCCCCCTGCGCTGCACAGCCGCCAAGCGTCTCCACTTATCGTTGGTAATTGATTTTGACCATGCCTCGCTTCCGTATAGCATAATTGCATGGGCGGTCTCCATCAATATCCGGCGTTTTGTTGTCGTTGGACCACCAATGTTGGCCATTAACCGCGCCAGTGATGCTACAACTCCCGCGGCCCTGCCGCACACCAACTGAATCTGTTGCCCAAAGGTGACTTTGTTGTCTATAACGACTCCGAGGTATTTAACGGCCTTTCCAGCAGTGATTTCCGTATCGTTGATCGTAAGAGGGATTTGCACCGGGATCCTACGTCTCGTGAGGAGGACAATCTCGGTCTTTTCGGCTGCTAGTGTCAGTCCCCGATCAGACGTCCAGGAATGTATCCTTCGCATGACTCTGTTGATTTTTATTTGCAACTCACGCGGTTCTCTACCTAAAACGATGGCGGCGAGGTCGTCGGCGTATCCTACCAAATAGGCACCTTCTGGCATAGGCATCCTCAGTACCCCATCGTAAAAGATGTTCCACAAGACTGGGCCCAGGACGGAGCCCTGGGCCACGCCGCATGTCATCTTTCGGCTTTGTTTTCCTTCACTGGTATTATACACGATAGTTCTATCCCGCAAGTAGTCATCGAGCATTCTCATGAGATATTCCGGCGTAGAGAACATTAATTagatattcaaattttaataatattaattttcttatatttatcgTTATCATAAGAAGAATAATTAGAGGAATTATAGGAATAAAccaaacaaatataaaaaaaattttagcataCTCATCTATTAATCATATTAGATGAATATTAACAtccatattattttttgaaaaaatttgaatatactatttcattatttattcaattatttcattaaatattattgtcattctaaaaaaattaaacatttcccATATAAACCAACTATTCtcatctttaaataataatcctttaattaaatttttctttatattaaactttatatCCTTAGGAGGATTACCCCcatttttaggatttttacCAAAATGATTAACaatccaaattttaattaaaatacaattattctccttatcttttattattattatcataacattaattactttatttttctatatacGAATTATTACTTTAggaataattataaatacaaataatactaatttaaaaaattcttatataaaacaatttaataatatctatttatttaattttattattctaaTAAGACTTCTTTTAATCACAATTTCATTCAATATATTCTAAGGatttaagttataaacaaACTAGAAACCttcaaagtttcaaaaaaagaGAGGTTCTTTAAgccttaaaattataaatttatctttaaatttgcaatttaatATCTCTTAATTAGACTATAAAGCTTATAAAtagtaaaagaaattatttttcgtaaataaatttacaatttatcgCCTAAAACTCGGccattttactttttaatgaataaatgattattttcaacaaatcaTAAAGATATTGgaactttatattttatatttggaTCTTGAGCTGGAATAGTAGGAACTTCTTTAAGTCTTTTAATTCGAGCTGAATTAGGTAACCCGGGAACTTTAATTGGAGATGATCAAATTTATAATGTAATTGTCACAGCTCAtgcttttattataattttttttatagtaataCCTATTTTAATTGGAGGATTTGGTAATTGACTTGTACCTTTAATATTAGGAGCCCCCGATATAGCTTTCCCccgaataaataatataagatTTTGATTATTACCCCCATCTTTAACCTTACTTTTAATAAGAAGAATAGTAGAAAGAGGGGCAGGAACAGGATGAACAGTTTATCCCCCCTTATCCTCAAATATTGCCCATGGAGGGGCCTCTGTAGATTTAGCAATTTTTAGACTACATTTGGCAggaatttcatcaattttaggggctgtaaattttattactactGTAATTAACATACGAACTACAGGAATAACTTTTGATCGAATACCTTTATTTGCTTGAGCTGTAGCTATTACAGCATTACTCCTTCTTCTTTCCTTACCAGTTTTAGCAGGAGCaattacaatattattaactGATCGAAATCTTAatacatctttttttgatcCTATCGGAGGTGGGGATCCAATTTTatatcaacatttattttgattttttggtCATCCAgaagtttatattttaattttacctgGGTTTGGAATAATTTCTCATATTATTAGacaagaaagaagaaaaaaagaaacatttggTACATTAGGAATAATTTATGCCATAATAGCTATTGGATTATTAGGATTTATTGTTTGAGCTCATCATATATTTACTGTAGGAATAGATGTAGATACACGGGCCTATTTTACATCAGCTACTATAATTATTGCTGTTCCTACgggaattaaaattttcagttgATTAGCAACTTTACATGGAGCTCAACTTAACTATTCTCCATCAACAATTTGATCTCTAGGAttcgtatttttatttactgttGGAGGTTTGACAGGAGTTATTTTAGCTAATTCTTCAATTGATATTATCTTACATGATACATATTATGTTGTAGCTCACTTTCATTATGTTCTTTCTATAGGTGCAGTATTTGCAATTATAGCAGGTTTTGTTCACTGATACCCTTTATTTACTGGTTTaactataaatcaaaaatttttaaaaattcaatttttaattatatttattggtGTTAATATAACTTTCTTTCCCCAACATTTCTTAGGATTAAGAGGTATACCTCGTCGATATTCTGATTATCCAGATGCTTACAGAACatgaaatattatttcatCTATTGGatctttaatttcattaattagaattttcttatttttattcattatttgaGAAAGATTTACATCTGTACGAAAATCTATTGGAACTTTAAATCTACCTACATCTATTGAatgaatacaaaaaatacCCCCAGCAGAACATAGATACGATGAATTACCtattttaacatcaaatttCTAATATGGCAGAATAGTGCAATGAATTTAAGCTTCATATATAAAGTTAAacctttttttagaaatagcTACTTGAAAAAGAATTACTTTACAAGATGCTGCCTCACCACTAATAGAACAACTAATTATATTCCATAATCAtgcattattaattttattaatgattacAGTTATAGTTGGTTATCTAATaagaactttattttttaacaaatttaattatcgaTTTCTAttagaaaatcaaataattgaAATCATTTGAACTATTGCTCCTGCtgtaacattaatttttattgcttTACCCTctttacaacttttatatctATTAGACGAAATTAATAACCCAATAATTTCCCTAAAATCAATTGGACATCAATGATACTGATCCTATGAATATtctgatttcaaaaaattagaatttgaTTCTTATATAATCcctattaatgaaataaaattaaatagatttCGATTATTAGATGTTGATAATCGAACAATTTTACCTTACAATTCTCAAATTCGTATACTAATTACAGCCGCAGATGTAATTCACTCCTGAACTATTCCAGCTTTAAGAGTAAAAATTGATGCTACACCTGGtcgattaaatcaaattagatttttaataaatcgaacAGGATTATTTTTTGGTCAATGTTCTGAAATTTGTGGAGCAAATCATAGATTTATGCCTATTGTTGTAGAAAGAATtcctataaaa
Proteins encoded in this region:
- the LOC139429499 gene encoding LOW QUALITY PROTEIN: NADH-ubiquinone oxidoreductase chain 2-like (The sequence of the model RefSeq protein was modified relative to this genomic sequence to represent the inferred CDS: substituted 7 bases at 7 genomic stop codons) — protein: LNYWVHTPIIKVLILFFLISLHKIIFIFTLIFGTIISISSYSXIRIXLGLEINLLAIIPLIRNTKNSIASEAAIKYFITQTLASIILLISLIIISINFNPIIDSSLTLIYTSALFIKIGAAPFHFXFPEIIQGLSXTNSFIILTXQKIAPITLINFNNINFLIFIVIIRRIIRGIIGINQTNIKKILAYSSINHIRXILTSILFFEKIXIYYFIIYSIISLNIIVILKKLNISHINQLFSSLNNNPLIKFFFILNFISLGGLPPFLGFLPK